In the Drosophila biarmipes strain raj3 chromosome X, RU_DBia_V1.1, whole genome shotgun sequence genome, one interval contains:
- the LOC108024037 gene encoding nuclear envelope integral membrane protein 1 isoform X1 yields the protein MIRGPLSPEPVRMQWAALCLLAMAAMSLAGPPASLDTDTAFLTPGTTINVTENAYGSKTLRTYCYPGKRHSVLNLFETVEFVLAIGSEDYAQYGGKSPAEVLEHYNEQRSLFSITLFSQKRQRIQLSPFEQQCIGISSRQPYSVILNTVQLDLWRFVQFSLGLLAFWSARRLAKNSVFYYLAGVVIGICASLLVVIYLAAKLFPRRPMMYGVLIGGWTIGFYVLKQLADNLRLILLTYRDHVVWYLVVTGLISFLICYRIGPPKNPRSQNIIMWVLQAMGGVLVYFSSWHTSALIFLMVVAFVAHYFPPSWVRYAKMMYRRRFPPKRRLLTQEEYQQQTALETSKSLAELRKFVNSPECKQWTVISNLRNPMRFASFANGAPHLDDEEIEDYSRAIEESMEASPQEDPEEFLQCSMYYRPSAGRRLLNRSRHRVNIPLPNSQFRHRLAAPESEDEDGESEDEFLEQEQPLQ from the exons ATGATAAGGGGTCCCCTATCACCAGAACCAGTGAGAATGCAGTGGGCGGCACTCTGTCTGCTGGCCATGGCCGCGATGAGCTTGGCGGGGCCTCCGGCTTCCCTGGACACGGACACCGCTTTCCTGACGCCCGGCACCACCATAAATGTGACGGAGAACGCCTACGGATCGAAGACGCTGCGCACCTACTGCTACCCGGGCAAGCGGCACTCCGTGCTCAACCTCTTCGAGACGGTGGAGTTCGTCCTGGCCATCGGCAGCGAGGACTATGCCCAGTACGGCGGCAAGTCGCCGGCGGAGGTGCTGGAGCACTACAACGAGCAGCGCTCGCTGTTCAGCATCACCCTGTTCTCGCAGAAGCGCCAGCGCATCCAGCTCTCGCCCTTCGAGCAGCAGTGCATCGGCATCTCCTCCAGGCAGCCGTACAGCGTCATCCTGAACACCGTCCAGTTGGACCTGTGGCGCTTCGTCCAGTTCTCACTCGGCCTGCTGGCCTTCTGGAGCGCCCGGCGGCTGGCCAAGAACAGTGTGTTCTACTACCTGGCCGGCGTCGTCATCGGCATCTGCGCCTCCCTGCTGGTGGTCATCTACTTGGCCGCCAAGCTCTTCCCACGCCGCCCCATGATGTACGGCGTCCTGATCGGCGGCTGGACCATTGGCTTCTATGTCCTCAAGCagctggcggacaacctgcGACTGATCCTGCTCACCTACCGCGACCATGTGGTGTGGTACCTGGTGGTCACCGGGCTGATCTCGTTCCTG ATTTGCTACCGCATTGGCCCGCCCAAGAATCCGCGCTCCCAGAACATCATCATGTGGGTGCTGCAGGCGATGGGCGGCGTCCTGGTCTACTTCAGCAGCTGGCACACTAGCGCCTTGATCTTCCTCATGGTGGTGGCCTTTGTGGCCCACTATTTCCCCCCCTCGTGGGTGCGCTATGCCAAGATGATGTACCGCCGCCGCTTTCCCCCCAAGCGACGACTGCTCACCCAGGAGGAGTACCAACAGCAGACGGCCCTGGAGACCTCGAAGTCCCTGGCGGAACTGAGGAAATTCGTCAACAGCCCGGAGTGCAAGCAGTGGACTGTGATCAGCAACCTGCGCAATCCCATGCGCTTCGCCTCGTTCGCCAATGGAGCACCGCATCTGGACGACGAGGAGATCGAGGACTACTCGCGGGCCATTGAGGAGTCCATGGAGGCGTCGCCGCAGGAGGATCCCGAGGAGTTCCTGCAGTGCAGCATGTACTACCGTCCGTCGGCGGGTCGCAGACTGCTCAACCGCTCGCGCCACCGCGTCAACATACCGCTGCCGAACTCCCAGTTTCGCCATCGACTGGCCGCTCCCGAGTCGGAGGACGAGGACGGGGAGAGCGAGGACGAGTTCTTGGAGCAGGAACAGCCCTTACAGTAG
- the LOC108024037 gene encoding nuclear envelope integral membrane protein 1 isoform X2 gives MQWAALCLLAMAAMSLAGPPASLDTDTAFLTPGTTINVTENAYGSKTLRTYCYPGKRHSVLNLFETVEFVLAIGSEDYAQYGGKSPAEVLEHYNEQRSLFSITLFSQKRQRIQLSPFEQQCIGISSRQPYSVILNTVQLDLWRFVQFSLGLLAFWSARRLAKNSVFYYLAGVVIGICASLLVVIYLAAKLFPRRPMMYGVLIGGWTIGFYVLKQLADNLRLILLTYRDHVVWYLVVTGLISFLICYRIGPPKNPRSQNIIMWVLQAMGGVLVYFSSWHTSALIFLMVVAFVAHYFPPSWVRYAKMMYRRRFPPKRRLLTQEEYQQQTALETSKSLAELRKFVNSPECKQWTVISNLRNPMRFASFANGAPHLDDEEIEDYSRAIEESMEASPQEDPEEFLQCSMYYRPSAGRRLLNRSRHRVNIPLPNSQFRHRLAAPESEDEDGESEDEFLEQEQPLQ, from the exons ATGCAGTGGGCGGCACTCTGTCTGCTGGCCATGGCCGCGATGAGCTTGGCGGGGCCTCCGGCTTCCCTGGACACGGACACCGCTTTCCTGACGCCCGGCACCACCATAAATGTGACGGAGAACGCCTACGGATCGAAGACGCTGCGCACCTACTGCTACCCGGGCAAGCGGCACTCCGTGCTCAACCTCTTCGAGACGGTGGAGTTCGTCCTGGCCATCGGCAGCGAGGACTATGCCCAGTACGGCGGCAAGTCGCCGGCGGAGGTGCTGGAGCACTACAACGAGCAGCGCTCGCTGTTCAGCATCACCCTGTTCTCGCAGAAGCGCCAGCGCATCCAGCTCTCGCCCTTCGAGCAGCAGTGCATCGGCATCTCCTCCAGGCAGCCGTACAGCGTCATCCTGAACACCGTCCAGTTGGACCTGTGGCGCTTCGTCCAGTTCTCACTCGGCCTGCTGGCCTTCTGGAGCGCCCGGCGGCTGGCCAAGAACAGTGTGTTCTACTACCTGGCCGGCGTCGTCATCGGCATCTGCGCCTCCCTGCTGGTGGTCATCTACTTGGCCGCCAAGCTCTTCCCACGCCGCCCCATGATGTACGGCGTCCTGATCGGCGGCTGGACCATTGGCTTCTATGTCCTCAAGCagctggcggacaacctgcGACTGATCCTGCTCACCTACCGCGACCATGTGGTGTGGTACCTGGTGGTCACCGGGCTGATCTCGTTCCTG ATTTGCTACCGCATTGGCCCGCCCAAGAATCCGCGCTCCCAGAACATCATCATGTGGGTGCTGCAGGCGATGGGCGGCGTCCTGGTCTACTTCAGCAGCTGGCACACTAGCGCCTTGATCTTCCTCATGGTGGTGGCCTTTGTGGCCCACTATTTCCCCCCCTCGTGGGTGCGCTATGCCAAGATGATGTACCGCCGCCGCTTTCCCCCCAAGCGACGACTGCTCACCCAGGAGGAGTACCAACAGCAGACGGCCCTGGAGACCTCGAAGTCCCTGGCGGAACTGAGGAAATTCGTCAACAGCCCGGAGTGCAAGCAGTGGACTGTGATCAGCAACCTGCGCAATCCCATGCGCTTCGCCTCGTTCGCCAATGGAGCACCGCATCTGGACGACGAGGAGATCGAGGACTACTCGCGGGCCATTGAGGAGTCCATGGAGGCGTCGCCGCAGGAGGATCCCGAGGAGTTCCTGCAGTGCAGCATGTACTACCGTCCGTCGGCGGGTCGCAGACTGCTCAACCGCTCGCGCCACCGCGTCAACATACCGCTGCCGAACTCCCAGTTTCGCCATCGACTGGCCGCTCCCGAGTCGGAGGACGAGGACGGGGAGAGCGAGGACGAGTTCTTGGAGCAGGAACAGCCCTTACAGTAG
- the LOC108024038 gene encoding uncharacterized protein LOC108024038, whose protein sequence is MQLLLLLLCAPLVLGDVLSLEPDLDDIQLTIRRSANRADKLQVFQSIWGAIRSDFATDTDKVKGLYSQLGLFIRDEMQCTSGATGRAACELQQEVRRHLRSLMSQRLANLLNAEENIQMYGMYIAASVEPALVRDILVHAIEDVYFHRPPDRLVQQLEKLFADRDEVSFRMMIEAEVVLFWRYQAMHDSSEAFLFNMAHMVSKIRTHYMYASVDAGLQKRVEGLAESLPPVLALLFHPQGFCLLSRSDREYIYTTITDEWNYGLNGRQVFAWHEQNYTDSAGLMRAFVQEQHATPVFTLRGELFKWYYFVDPSEGNRLGALRSGSPSSSTSFWTIAYVEDALIFRQRDLTLCAAEKHDNERRLVKMLPGQMHTPPSGACQWLPIDCAPPK, encoded by the exons atgcaactgctgctgctcctcctttGTGCCCCACTGGTTCTGGGCGACGTGCTGTCCCTGGAACCCGATCTGGACGATATTCAG TTGACCATCCGGCGGAGTGCCAACCGCGCGGACAAGCTGCAGGTCTTCCAGAGCATCTGGGGCGCCATTCGCTCCGACTTCGCCACGGACACGGACAAGGTTAAGGGCCTGTACAGCCAGCTGGGCCTCTTCATCCGCGACGAGATGCAGTGCACCAGCGGGGCCACGGGTCGGGCCGCCTGTGAGCTGCAGCAGGAGGTGCGTCGCCACCTGAGGAGCCTCATGTCGCAGCGGCTGGCCAATCTGCTGAACGCCGAGGAGAACATCCAGATGTACGGCATGTATATAGCGGCCAGCGTAGAGCCCGCCCTGGTCAGGGACATCCTGGTGCACGCCATCGAGGATGTGTACTTCCATCGGCCACCGGACAGGCTGGTGCAGCAGCTGGAGAAACTCTTCGCGGATCGCGATGAGGTGAGCTTCCGCATGATGATCGAGGCGGAGGTGGTGCTGTTCTGGCGCTATCAGGCCATGCACGACAGCAGCGAGGCGTTCCTCTTCAACATGGCCCACATGGTCAGCAAGATAAGGACCCATTACATGTACGCCAGCGTGGATGCAGGTCTGCAGAAGCGAGTGGAGGGGCTGGCCGAGAGCCTGCCCCCCGTCCTGGCGCTGCTTTTCCATCCGCAGGGCTTCTGCCTGCTGAGCCGTTCCGATCGCGAGTACATATACACCACGATAACGGACGAATGGAACTACGGGCTCAATGGCAGGCAGGTCTTCGCCTGGCACGAGCAGAACTACACCGACTCCGCGGGCCTGATGCGCGCCTTTGTCCAGGAGCAGCACGCCACGCCGGTCTTCACGCTGCGCGGCGAGCTCTTCAAGTGGTACTACTTCGTGGATCCCTCCGAGGGCAACCGGCTGGGGGCCCTGCGCTCCGGCAGTCCCAGTTCGTCGACCAGTTTCTGGACCATCGCCTACGTGGAGGACGCCCTCATCTTCCGGCAGCGCGACCTCACGCTCTGCGCCGCCGAGAAGCACGACAACGAGCGCCGGCTGGTGAAGATGCTGCCCGGGCAGATGCACACGCCTCCATCGGGGGCTTGTCAGTGGCTGCCGATCGACTGCGCTCCGCCGAAGTGA
- the LOC108024039 gene encoding uncharacterized protein LOC108024039 encodes MELDLSREDMMKELKKREIHLPDMEGLAQDRLEDIYRRFVVPRPRREREPRDRTAHPHPHPNPIPMEVEHLTQRIRSVAMVGQKRPLQESPSDDSAKQIKMDLR; translated from the exons ATGGAGCTTGATCTATCTAGAGAGGATATGATGAAGGAACTCAAAAAG AGGGAGATACACCTGCCCGATATGGAGGGACTGGCGCAGGATCGGCTGGAGGATATCTACCGGAGATTCGTGGTGCCCAGACCCAGGAGAGAGCGGGAACCTCGCGATCGGACtgcccatccccatccccatcccaaTCCCATTCCCATGGAAGTAGAACATTTGACGCAGCGCATCAGGTCGGTGGCCATGGTGGGGCAGAAACGACCGCTGCAGGAGAGTCCCAGCGACGACAGCGCCAAGCAAATCAAGATGGACCTGCGGTGA